A stretch of the Paramormyrops kingsleyae isolate MSU_618 chromosome 16, PKINGS_0.4, whole genome shotgun sequence genome encodes the following:
- the LOC140578833 gene encoding uncharacterized protein isoform X6 yields the protein MCEQNIEFVSLMAAASMNITNELVFPFLFPHDGWTFVDGVMLPMKSDLFDADSESEGGRSKRDESPPKKKKKKKKSKADAEDVTIEKKKKRRKEKERWKPLPGPESDGNESEVVENEPVLPSAPLKRTVQTKKRPLVSDEDDEEEEITGASKRQTKDKAKDGGKGKKEVRAEIKKKKSRRKDEQNVPRVEDEEEAALAVRAEEDLNSEAPSESASMQTDDTTATESCEPPEGPPRSGEEVKAKQKKNKPASLKLQGIKDLIQEKKNKKVQQQVSPHEATPPLRESSHQKLKNLMNSRGMAKVKRSVDDDHGLPSSDSSDATISIQRRGKAKVQEGMAQKTSSSAASFAKAKEPDEQRQDGAGMGFSSALASKKQKESMEKEQLGSTNLFEKFLLNFEAKDRVLRRQTVHVLNSSTETRGEHKMKAAKAEKRIRPVKEVVQNRLELEKAHKEFKGPEGSQPTNSPAEAEDRPSRLDHSPEGKEAAESAKDQVKGRPEGPTEKKDEKHDEVPGRIRTTTTPEDVWERKGRLEEVRSDRLEKKVPAASPEPAEELLAPAAGRWKEKKRKQEDGEPRLYIACDDSRETREPTLNTDRGQASLNLGVDLKLDWMTLEDFQKHLNGEDEVMSAATISPSEFREAVKSGDYLAVRLALNSKEDYNLDQEDSSGMSLAMLAAAGGQDDILRLLIKKGARVNGRQKNGSTALMHAAEKNFLTTVAILLEAGAYVNAQTLSGETALMKACKRGNADIVRLLLEYGADCNILSKHQNNAMHFAKLSNNIMVYDHIKDHMATLSSVAEDTIRAYFETRLAVLEPVFPLACHRLCEGPDFSLEFNYKAPLHPPPEGTGILLFIFHANFLSEITARLCGPCSVHAVVLNDKFQLPIFLDSHFIYSFSPVPGLNKLFIRLAESPTAKVKLLICAYRVQLQ from the exons ATGTGTGAACAAAACATAGAATTTGTATCTTTGATGGCAGCTGCTTCCATGAATATTACAAATGAGTTGGTCTTCCCTTTTCTCTTCCCACACGATGGTTGGACATTTGTTGATGGGGTCATG CTGCCGATGAAGAGTGACCTGTTTGATGCAGACTCGGAGAGTGAGGGTGGCAGGAGTAAGAGGGATGAATCTCCACccaaaaagaagaagaaaaagaagaagtcAAAAGCAGATGCCGAGGATGTGACCatagagaagaagaagaagcggcGGAAGGAGAAGGAGCGCTGGAAGCCGCTGCCGGGACCCGAGTCCGACGGCAACGAGTCGGAGGTGGTGGAGAATGAACCAGTTCTACCTTCAGCACCATTAAAAAGGACTGTCCAAACCAAGAAGAGGCCTCTTGTGtctgatgaagatgatgaagaggaagagaTCACTGGTGCATCAAAACGGCAGACAAAAGACAAGGCCAAAGATGGAGGCAAAGGCAAGAAGGAGGTCCGGGCAGAGATCAAAAAGAAGAAGAGCAGGAGGAAAGATGAGCAGAACGTGCCCCGTGTGGAGGACGAAGAGGAGGCGGCTTTGGCGGTGCGGGCTGAGGAAGACTTGAACAGTGAAGCACCATCTgagtcagccagcatgcagacTGATGATACGACTGCCACAGAGAGCTGTGAGCCCCCTGAAGGACCCCCCAGGTCAGGGGAGGAGGTGAAGGCCaagcaaaaaaagaacaagCCTGCAAGCCTAAAGTTGCAGGGCATCAAGGACCTCATCCAGGAGAAGAAGAACAAGAAGGTGCAGCAACAGGTGTCACCACATGAGGCCACACCTCCACTGAGGGAGTCCAGTCATCAGAAGCTAAAGAACCTGATGAATAGTCGGGGCATGGCGAAGGTGAAGCGGAGCGTGGACGATGACCATGGACTGCCATCTTCCGATTCTAGCGATGCCACTATCTCCATCCAGCGAAGGGGGAAAGCCAAAGTGCAGGAGGGCATGGCTCAGAAGACAAGCTCTTCTGCAGCTAGTTTTGCCAAGGCCAAGGAACCAGATGAGCAGAGGCAAGACGGAGCTGGGATGGGCTTTAGTTCAGCCCTggcttcaaaaaagcagaaggaGAGCATGGAAAAGGAGCAGTTGGGGTCCACCAATCTCTTTGAAAAGTTTCTGTTGAACTTTGAGGCCAAGGACCGGGTGCTCAGGAGACAGACGGTCCACGTGCTGAATTCAAGCACGGAGACACGAGGAGAGCACAAGATGAAG GCTGCAAAGGCAGAGAAGAGAATAAGGCCAGTGAAGGAGGTGGTGCAGAATAGGTTGGAACTAGAGAAAGCCCATAAGGAGTTCAAGGGTCCAGAGG GTTCACAGCCAACAAACAGCCCAGCGGAGGCAGAGGACAGGCCAAGCAGATTAGACCATTCACCAGAGGGCAAGGAGGCAGCTGAGAGTGCAAAGGACCAGGTGAAGGGCAGGCCTGAGGGCCCCACAGAAAAAAAGGACGAGAAGCACGACGAGGTGCCAGGACGGATCAGAACCACCACCACACCGGAGGATGTCTGGGAGAGGAAGGGAAGGTTGGAAGAGGTGAGGAGCGATCGCTTGGAGAAGAAGGTGCCAGCAGCGTCACCAGAACCAGCAGAAGAGTTATTAGCTCCGGCAGCGGGAAGGTGGAAGGAGAAGAAAAGGAAGCAGGAAGATGGCGAGCCACGCCTCTACATCGCCTGCGATGACAGTCGGGAGACACGGGAACCGACCCTGAACACTG acagggggcaggctTCCCTGAACCTTGGGGTGGACCTGAAACTGGACTGGATGACACTGGAGGATTTTCAGAAGCACTTGAATGGGGAAGATGAGGTTATGTCTGCTGCAACCATATCTCCAA GTGAGTTTCGAGAGGCGGTGAAGAGTGGCGATTACCTGGCAGTACGGTTGGCACTTAATTCCAAAGAGGACTACAACCTAGATCAGGAG GACTCGAGTGGGATGTCTTTGGCCATGCTGGCGGCAGCCGGCGGGCAGGACGATATCCTGCGGCTGCTGATCAAGAAGGGAGCGCGGGTGAACGGCCGGCAGAAGAACGGCAGCACGGCCCTGATGCACGCAGCAGAAAAG AACTTCTTGACAACGGTTGCCATACTCCTAGAAGCAGGGGCCTACGTCAACGCCCAGACGCTGAGTGGCGAAACGGCTCTCATGAAG GCATGTAAGAGAGGAAATGCAGACATTGTACGTCTTTTGCTGGAGTATGGGGCTGACTGCAACATCTTATCTAAACATCAGAACAATGCCATGCATTTCGCCAAACTGAGCAACAACATCATGGTCTATGATCACATCAAGGACCACATGGCGAC GCTATCTAGTGTGGCCGAAGACACCATTCGGGCGTATTTTGAGACGCGGCTGGCTGTACTGGAGCCCGTCTTTCCATTAGCTTGCCATCGGCTTTGTGAGGGTCCAGACTTCTCCTTGGAATTTAACTACAAAGctcccctgcaccccccccctgAGG GAACAGGCATCCTTCTCTTCATCTTTCATGCCAACTTCCTGAGCGAGATCACGGCTAGACTATGTGGGCCTTGTAGTGTCCATGCTGTTGTGCTCAATGACAAGTTCCAACTTCCCATCTTCCTG GATAGTCACTTCATTTACTCATTCAGTCCAGTACCGGGTCTCAATAAGCTTTTTATACGACTGGCAGAGTCCCCCACTGCCAAG GTCAAGC
- the LOC140578833 gene encoding uncharacterized protein isoform X5, which yields MCEQNIEFVSLMAAASMNITNELVFPFLFPHDGWTFVDGVMKLPMKSDLFDADSESEGGRSKRDESPPKKKKKKKKSKADAEDVTIEKKKKRRKEKERWKPLPGPESDGNESEVVENEPVLPSAPLKRTVQTKKRPLVSDEDDEEEEITGASKRQTKDKAKDGGKGKKEVRAEIKKKKSRRKDEQNVPRVEDEEEAALAVRAEEDLNSEAPSESASMQTDDTTATESCEPPEGPPRSGEEVKAKQKKNKPASLKLQGIKDLIQEKKNKKVQQQVSPHEATPPLRESSHQKLKNLMNSRGMAKVKRSVDDDHGLPSSDSSDATISIQRRGKAKVQEGMAQKTSSSAASFAKAKEPDEQRQDGAGMGFSSALASKKQKESMEKEQLGSTNLFEKFLLNFEAKDRVLRRQTVHVLNSSTETRGEHKMKAAKAEKRIRPVKEVVQNRLELEKAHKEFKGPEGSQPTNSPAEAEDRPSRLDHSPEGKEAAESAKDQVKGRPEGPTEKKDEKHDEVPGRIRTTTTPEDVWERKGRLEEVRSDRLEKKVPAASPEPAEELLAPAAGRWKEKKRKQEDGEPRLYIACDDSRETREPTLNTDRGQASLNLGVDLKLDWMTLEDFQKHLNGEDEVMSAATISPSEFREAVKSGDYLAVRLALNSKEDYNLDQEDSSGMSLAMLAAAGGQDDILRLLIKKGARVNGRQKNGSTALMHAAEKNFLTTVAILLEAGAYVNAQTLSGETALMKACKRGNADIVRLLLEYGADCNILSKHQNNAMHFAKLSNNIMVYDHIKDHMATLSSVAEDTIRAYFETRLAVLEPVFPLACHRLCEGPDFSLEFNYKAPLHPPPEGTGILLFIFHANFLSEITARLCGPCSVHAVVLNDKFQLPIFLDSHFIYSFSPVPGLNKLFIRLAESPTAKVKLLICAYRVQLQ from the exons ATGTGTGAACAAAACATAGAATTTGTATCTTTGATGGCAGCTGCTTCCATGAATATTACAAATGAGTTGGTCTTCCCTTTTCTCTTCCCACACGATGGTTGGACATTTGTTGATGGGGTCATG AAGCTGCCGATGAAGAGTGACCTGTTTGATGCAGACTCGGAGAGTGAGGGTGGCAGGAGTAAGAGGGATGAATCTCCACccaaaaagaagaagaaaaagaagaagtcAAAAGCAGATGCCGAGGATGTGACCatagagaagaagaagaagcggcGGAAGGAGAAGGAGCGCTGGAAGCCGCTGCCGGGACCCGAGTCCGACGGCAACGAGTCGGAGGTGGTGGAGAATGAACCAGTTCTACCTTCAGCACCATTAAAAAGGACTGTCCAAACCAAGAAGAGGCCTCTTGTGtctgatgaagatgatgaagaggaagagaTCACTGGTGCATCAAAACGGCAGACAAAAGACAAGGCCAAAGATGGAGGCAAAGGCAAGAAGGAGGTCCGGGCAGAGATCAAAAAGAAGAAGAGCAGGAGGAAAGATGAGCAGAACGTGCCCCGTGTGGAGGACGAAGAGGAGGCGGCTTTGGCGGTGCGGGCTGAGGAAGACTTGAACAGTGAAGCACCATCTgagtcagccagcatgcagacTGATGATACGACTGCCACAGAGAGCTGTGAGCCCCCTGAAGGACCCCCCAGGTCAGGGGAGGAGGTGAAGGCCaagcaaaaaaagaacaagCCTGCAAGCCTAAAGTTGCAGGGCATCAAGGACCTCATCCAGGAGAAGAAGAACAAGAAGGTGCAGCAACAGGTGTCACCACATGAGGCCACACCTCCACTGAGGGAGTCCAGTCATCAGAAGCTAAAGAACCTGATGAATAGTCGGGGCATGGCGAAGGTGAAGCGGAGCGTGGACGATGACCATGGACTGCCATCTTCCGATTCTAGCGATGCCACTATCTCCATCCAGCGAAGGGGGAAAGCCAAAGTGCAGGAGGGCATGGCTCAGAAGACAAGCTCTTCTGCAGCTAGTTTTGCCAAGGCCAAGGAACCAGATGAGCAGAGGCAAGACGGAGCTGGGATGGGCTTTAGTTCAGCCCTggcttcaaaaaagcagaaggaGAGCATGGAAAAGGAGCAGTTGGGGTCCACCAATCTCTTTGAAAAGTTTCTGTTGAACTTTGAGGCCAAGGACCGGGTGCTCAGGAGACAGACGGTCCACGTGCTGAATTCAAGCACGGAGACACGAGGAGAGCACAAGATGAAG GCTGCAAAGGCAGAGAAGAGAATAAGGCCAGTGAAGGAGGTGGTGCAGAATAGGTTGGAACTAGAGAAAGCCCATAAGGAGTTCAAGGGTCCAGAGG GTTCACAGCCAACAAACAGCCCAGCGGAGGCAGAGGACAGGCCAAGCAGATTAGACCATTCACCAGAGGGCAAGGAGGCAGCTGAGAGTGCAAAGGACCAGGTGAAGGGCAGGCCTGAGGGCCCCACAGAAAAAAAGGACGAGAAGCACGACGAGGTGCCAGGACGGATCAGAACCACCACCACACCGGAGGATGTCTGGGAGAGGAAGGGAAGGTTGGAAGAGGTGAGGAGCGATCGCTTGGAGAAGAAGGTGCCAGCAGCGTCACCAGAACCAGCAGAAGAGTTATTAGCTCCGGCAGCGGGAAGGTGGAAGGAGAAGAAAAGGAAGCAGGAAGATGGCGAGCCACGCCTCTACATCGCCTGCGATGACAGTCGGGAGACACGGGAACCGACCCTGAACACTG acagggggcaggctTCCCTGAACCTTGGGGTGGACCTGAAACTGGACTGGATGACACTGGAGGATTTTCAGAAGCACTTGAATGGGGAAGATGAGGTTATGTCTGCTGCAACCATATCTCCAA GTGAGTTTCGAGAGGCGGTGAAGAGTGGCGATTACCTGGCAGTACGGTTGGCACTTAATTCCAAAGAGGACTACAACCTAGATCAGGAG GACTCGAGTGGGATGTCTTTGGCCATGCTGGCGGCAGCCGGCGGGCAGGACGATATCCTGCGGCTGCTGATCAAGAAGGGAGCGCGGGTGAACGGCCGGCAGAAGAACGGCAGCACGGCCCTGATGCACGCAGCAGAAAAG AACTTCTTGACAACGGTTGCCATACTCCTAGAAGCAGGGGCCTACGTCAACGCCCAGACGCTGAGTGGCGAAACGGCTCTCATGAAG GCATGTAAGAGAGGAAATGCAGACATTGTACGTCTTTTGCTGGAGTATGGGGCTGACTGCAACATCTTATCTAAACATCAGAACAATGCCATGCATTTCGCCAAACTGAGCAACAACATCATGGTCTATGATCACATCAAGGACCACATGGCGAC GCTATCTAGTGTGGCCGAAGACACCATTCGGGCGTATTTTGAGACGCGGCTGGCTGTACTGGAGCCCGTCTTTCCATTAGCTTGCCATCGGCTTTGTGAGGGTCCAGACTTCTCCTTGGAATTTAACTACAAAGctcccctgcaccccccccctgAGG GAACAGGCATCCTTCTCTTCATCTTTCATGCCAACTTCCTGAGCGAGATCACGGCTAGACTATGTGGGCCTTGTAGTGTCCATGCTGTTGTGCTCAATGACAAGTTCCAACTTCCCATCTTCCTG GATAGTCACTTCATTTACTCATTCAGTCCAGTACCGGGTCTCAATAAGCTTTTTATACGACTGGCAGAGTCCCCCACTGCCAAG GTCAAGC
- the LOC140578833 gene encoding M-phase phosphoprotein 8-like isoform X3 — MEVSSAERIEPGDSEQDEEEDVYEVEKIIDMRTEKGEVLYRVRWKNYTSDDDTWEPESHLEDCREVLLAYRRRLAEVKKEAPGKLPMKSDLFDADSESEGGRSKRDESPPKKKKKKKKSKADAEDVTIEKKKKRRKEKERWKPLPGPESDGNESEVVENEPVLPSAPLKRTVQTKKRPLVSDEDDEEEEITGASKRQTKDKAKDGGKGKKEVRAEIKKKKSRRKDEQNVPRVEDEEEAALAVRAEEDLNSEAPSESASMQTDDTTATESCEPPEGPPRSGEEVKAKQKKNKPASLKLQGIKDLIQEKKNKKVQQQVSPHEATPPLRESSHQKLKNLMNSRGMAKVKRSVDDDHGLPSSDSSDATISIQRRGKAKVQEGMAQKTSSSAASFAKAKEPDEQRQDGAGMGFSSALASKKQKESMEKEQLGSTNLFEKFLLNFEAKDRVLRRQTVHVLNSSTETRGEHKMKAAKAEKRIRPVKEVVQNRLELEKAHKEFKGPEGSQPTNSPAEAEDRPSRLDHSPEGKEAAESAKDQVKGRPEGPTEKKDEKHDEVPGRIRTTTTPEDVWERKGRLEEVRSDRLEKKVPAASPEPAEELLAPAAGRWKEKKRKQEDGEPRLYIACDDSRETREPTLNTDRGQASLNLGVDLKLDWMTLEDFQKHLNGEDEVMSAATISPSEFREAVKSGDYLAVRLALNSKEDYNLDQEDSSGMSLAMLAAAGGQDDILRLLIKKGARVNGRQKNGSTALMHAAEKNFLTTVAILLEAGAYVNAQTLSGETALMKACKRGNADIVRLLLEYGADCNILSKHQNNAMHFAKLSNNIMVYDHIKDHMATLSSVAEDTIRAYFETRLAVLEPVFPLACHRLCEGPDFSLEFNYKAPLHPPPEGTGILLFIFHANFLSEITARLCGPCSVHAVVLNDKFQLPIFLDSHFIYSFSPVPGLNKLFIRLAESPTAKVKLLICAYRVQLQ; from the exons ATGGAAGTATCGTCTGCCGAGAGGATTGAACCAGGAGACAGCGAACAGGACGAGGAGGAGGATGTTTACGAGGTGGAGAAGATTATTGATATGCGAACAGAGAAG GGGGAGGTGCTGTACCGTGTGCGCTGGAAGAACTACACCTCGGACGATGATACCTGGGAGCCAGAGTCTCACCTGGAGGATTGCCGAGAGGTGCTCCTCGCCTACCGGAGGAGGCTGGCCGAGGTCAAGAAGGAGGCCCCTGGA AAGCTGCCGATGAAGAGTGACCTGTTTGATGCAGACTCGGAGAGTGAGGGTGGCAGGAGTAAGAGGGATGAATCTCCACccaaaaagaagaagaaaaagaagaagtcAAAAGCAGATGCCGAGGATGTGACCatagagaagaagaagaagcggcGGAAGGAGAAGGAGCGCTGGAAGCCGCTGCCGGGACCCGAGTCCGACGGCAACGAGTCGGAGGTGGTGGAGAATGAACCAGTTCTACCTTCAGCACCATTAAAAAGGACTGTCCAAACCAAGAAGAGGCCTCTTGTGtctgatgaagatgatgaagaggaagagaTCACTGGTGCATCAAAACGGCAGACAAAAGACAAGGCCAAAGATGGAGGCAAAGGCAAGAAGGAGGTCCGGGCAGAGATCAAAAAGAAGAAGAGCAGGAGGAAAGATGAGCAGAACGTGCCCCGTGTGGAGGACGAAGAGGAGGCGGCTTTGGCGGTGCGGGCTGAGGAAGACTTGAACAGTGAAGCACCATCTgagtcagccagcatgcagacTGATGATACGACTGCCACAGAGAGCTGTGAGCCCCCTGAAGGACCCCCCAGGTCAGGGGAGGAGGTGAAGGCCaagcaaaaaaagaacaagCCTGCAAGCCTAAAGTTGCAGGGCATCAAGGACCTCATCCAGGAGAAGAAGAACAAGAAGGTGCAGCAACAGGTGTCACCACATGAGGCCACACCTCCACTGAGGGAGTCCAGTCATCAGAAGCTAAAGAACCTGATGAATAGTCGGGGCATGGCGAAGGTGAAGCGGAGCGTGGACGATGACCATGGACTGCCATCTTCCGATTCTAGCGATGCCACTATCTCCATCCAGCGAAGGGGGAAAGCCAAAGTGCAGGAGGGCATGGCTCAGAAGACAAGCTCTTCTGCAGCTAGTTTTGCCAAGGCCAAGGAACCAGATGAGCAGAGGCAAGACGGAGCTGGGATGGGCTTTAGTTCAGCCCTggcttcaaaaaagcagaaggaGAGCATGGAAAAGGAGCAGTTGGGGTCCACCAATCTCTTTGAAAAGTTTCTGTTGAACTTTGAGGCCAAGGACCGGGTGCTCAGGAGACAGACGGTCCACGTGCTGAATTCAAGCACGGAGACACGAGGAGAGCACAAGATGAAG GCTGCAAAGGCAGAGAAGAGAATAAGGCCAGTGAAGGAGGTGGTGCAGAATAGGTTGGAACTAGAGAAAGCCCATAAGGAGTTCAAGGGTCCAGAGG GTTCACAGCCAACAAACAGCCCAGCGGAGGCAGAGGACAGGCCAAGCAGATTAGACCATTCACCAGAGGGCAAGGAGGCAGCTGAGAGTGCAAAGGACCAGGTGAAGGGCAGGCCTGAGGGCCCCACAGAAAAAAAGGACGAGAAGCACGACGAGGTGCCAGGACGGATCAGAACCACCACCACACCGGAGGATGTCTGGGAGAGGAAGGGAAGGTTGGAAGAGGTGAGGAGCGATCGCTTGGAGAAGAAGGTGCCAGCAGCGTCACCAGAACCAGCAGAAGAGTTATTAGCTCCGGCAGCGGGAAGGTGGAAGGAGAAGAAAAGGAAGCAGGAAGATGGCGAGCCACGCCTCTACATCGCCTGCGATGACAGTCGGGAGACACGGGAACCGACCCTGAACACTG acagggggcaggctTCCCTGAACCTTGGGGTGGACCTGAAACTGGACTGGATGACACTGGAGGATTTTCAGAAGCACTTGAATGGGGAAGATGAGGTTATGTCTGCTGCAACCATATCTCCAA GTGAGTTTCGAGAGGCGGTGAAGAGTGGCGATTACCTGGCAGTACGGTTGGCACTTAATTCCAAAGAGGACTACAACCTAGATCAGGAG GACTCGAGTGGGATGTCTTTGGCCATGCTGGCGGCAGCCGGCGGGCAGGACGATATCCTGCGGCTGCTGATCAAGAAGGGAGCGCGGGTGAACGGCCGGCAGAAGAACGGCAGCACGGCCCTGATGCACGCAGCAGAAAAG AACTTCTTGACAACGGTTGCCATACTCCTAGAAGCAGGGGCCTACGTCAACGCCCAGACGCTGAGTGGCGAAACGGCTCTCATGAAG GCATGTAAGAGAGGAAATGCAGACATTGTACGTCTTTTGCTGGAGTATGGGGCTGACTGCAACATCTTATCTAAACATCAGAACAATGCCATGCATTTCGCCAAACTGAGCAACAACATCATGGTCTATGATCACATCAAGGACCACATGGCGAC GCTATCTAGTGTGGCCGAAGACACCATTCGGGCGTATTTTGAGACGCGGCTGGCTGTACTGGAGCCCGTCTTTCCATTAGCTTGCCATCGGCTTTGTGAGGGTCCAGACTTCTCCTTGGAATTTAACTACAAAGctcccctgcaccccccccctgAGG GAACAGGCATCCTTCTCTTCATCTTTCATGCCAACTTCCTGAGCGAGATCACGGCTAGACTATGTGGGCCTTGTAGTGTCCATGCTGTTGTGCTCAATGACAAGTTCCAACTTCCCATCTTCCTG GATAGTCACTTCATTTACTCATTCAGTCCAGTACCGGGTCTCAATAAGCTTTTTATACGACTGGCAGAGTCCCCCACTGCCAAG GTCAAGC